One genomic segment of Stigmatopora argus isolate UIUO_Sarg chromosome 1, RoL_Sarg_1.0, whole genome shotgun sequence includes these proteins:
- the sall4 gene encoding sal-like protein 4, with protein sequence MSRRKQAKPQHINSDEPASAQNGILRGDPEQETNAEVKRFRMDQTRICNKCCAEFFDEAEFLEHESTCAKSQKVLIMREGDCNEVPEEYSQCSPEGGTSDHDDSQSSVHSLSAAIADHMERTEDESNIQEDVSASPEAHFRHSPESQDPNTFEAMTTDARISISQNSSNATTLSSSEALQVIPMILEQLVCLQQQQLQQIQITEQIRIQVAMMTPQSLRSSMGASMDPLKALGAHLSQQLSAAAALIGKRSGSQNMSMEAVKQGKPSLPTGIQNTVPAGLSAMSSKIDVLKGIPDLASRLPTLLPESAGIVGFPGTFSGIQAGMESKKAKGKLLNLPVESKNGDSLYKHKCKYCGKTFGNDSALQIHLRSHTGERPFKCNICGNRFTTKGNLKVHFQRHKEKYPNITMNPHPVPEHLDNIPTSSGIPFGMSIPMDESNEIKSILNHPAPGFHSSSLSGFKSFEGFGGDPFPQRPSPSTSDSSPSVSSNAFGQETAVDATQKDAKELLGTLHHVNSNGMSGEQSSGTAKLQQMVDGLEKKTSDPNECVICHRILSCQSSLKMHYRTHTGERPYKCKICGRAFSTKGNLKAHYGVHRANTPLKMQHSCPICQKKFTNAVVLQQHIRMHMGGQIPNTPVAESHFEAGDPMESSPPAEKCVEINHFEANVEDRELDVNSQKNNESSGALPTTTDEQEHAGPSMFSSLDVLKNLTSALALRQSSTPSENEWIPKESPSASREPDYQNGCSPGASDSAMSFHSTSPVNNTSSLKSPECGMEEFPLIGTKTDRDGVSQDEIESSGALDLTASSSFTPKAIKEEPSVPFTTVEYAASNMPFMRIPSGLAGLEMKIPHENPLGTHSLFTSQMSAGGPIHLQVPTAPRRSSKQHVCHVCGKNFSSASALQIHERTHTGEKPFACNICGRAFTTKGNLKVHIGTHMWNNSSRRGQRLSLDNPMALMAMNSEPKMLPEMMQAPKELAAPPMNFDPSMWNQYPAAYSGGLTMKTNEISVIQGGGIPLPGSPAGGAPLIGSTGGLMKMDASHSGLPASMVEIEKNSSDSVPKSQFPHFMEEGKIAVN encoded by the exons ATGTCGAGGCGCAAGCAAGCCAAACCGCAGCACATCAACTCGGACGAGCCCGCGTCCGCACAAAATG GCATTCTTCGAGGTGATCCGGAGCAGGAGACAAATGCTGAAGTAAAAAGGTTCAGAATGGACCAGACTCGGATCTGCAACAAGTGCTGCGCCGAATTCTTCGACGAAGCCGAATTTCTTGAGCATGAAAGTACCTGTGCCAAAAGCCAGAAAGTGCTCATCATGAGAGAGGGTGACTGCAATGAGGTACCAGAGGAATATTCGCAGTGTTCTCCAGAAGGCGGAACTAGTGACCACGATGATAGCCAGTCAAGCGTCCATTCCCTATCGGCTGCCATTGCTGACCATATGGAACGAACTGAGGATGAATCCAACATCCAAGAAGATGTGTCTGCCAGTCCGGAGGCACACTTTCGACATTCCCCCGAGTCGCAAGATCCAAACACTTTTGAGGCGATGACTACTGACGCTCGAATTTCCATCTCCCAGAATTCTTCAAATGCGACAACTCTGTCGTCGTCGGAGGCCCTCCAGGTCATTCCCATGATATTGGAACAGTTGGTGTGCCTCCAGCAACAGCAGCTCCAGCAAATCCAGATTACAGAACAGATAAGAATTCAAGTGGCCATGATGACCCCGCAGAGTCTGCGATCATCAATGGGGGCATCAATGGACCCCCTGAAAGCCCTTGGTGCCCATCTCTCCCAGCAGCTATCTGCTGCAGCAGCCTTGATTGGAAAAAGGTCTGGTAGCCAGAACATGTCAATGGAGGCAGTGAAGCAAGGTAAACCATCTTTACCCACTGGCATCCAAAACACTGTGCCTGCGGGACTGAGTGCAATGAGCTCTAAAATTGATGTTTTGAAGGGCATTCCGGATCTCGCCAGCCGTTTGCCGACACTACTCCCAGAGTCGGCGGGCATTGTAGGGTTCCCGGGCACCTTCAGCGGTATCCAGGCGGGGATGGAATCGAAAAAAGCAAAGGGAAAGTTGCTCAATCTGCCGGTAGAGTCAAAGAATGGGGACTCGTTATACAAGCACAAGTGTAAATACTGTGGCAAGACCTTTGGCAATGACAGCGCACTCCAGATTCACCTGCGTTCGCACACTGGCGAGAGGCCCTTCAAATGCAACATCTGCGGAAACCGCTTTACCACAAAAGGAAACCTCAAAGTGCATTTCCAAAGGCACAAAGAAAAGTACCCCAACATCACCATGAACCCTCATCCCGTGCCTGAACACCTTGACAATATTCCCACCAGCAGCGGCATACCCTTCGGCATGTCCATACCCATGGACGAGTCCAATGAAATTAAGTCAATACTTAATCATCCCGCCCCAGGGTTCCATTCTTCATCACTCTCAGGATTCAAATCATTTGAAGGCTTTGGGGGCGACCCGTTTCCCCAAAGACCCTCGCCGTCAACCAGCGATAGCTCTCCATCTGTTTCTTCCAACGCCTTTGGGCAAGAGACGGCCGTGGATGCGACTCAGAAGGACGCGAAGGAGCTGCTGGGAACGCTGCATCACGTCAACAGCAATGGCATGTCTGGAGAGCAAAGCTCTGGAACTGCAAAGCTTCAGCAGATGGTGGACggcttggaaaaaaagacaagcgACCCCAATGAGTGCGTCATCTGCCACAGGATTCTCAGCTGCCAGAGCTCGTTGAAGATGCATTACCGCACGCACACCGGGGAAAGGCCGTACAAATGTAAGATCTGTGGCCGCGCTTTTTCCACCAAGGGCAATCTGAAGGCCCATTACGGGGTGCACAGGGCCAACACCCCTCTTAAAATGCAGCACTCTTGTCCCATCTGTCAAAAGAAATTCACCAACGCCGTGGTTCTGCAGCAGCACATTCGCATGCACATGGGCGGGCAAATCCCTAACACCCCGGTGGCTGAAAGTCACTTTGAGGCGGGCGATCCAATGGAGTCCTCGCCACCAGCCGAGAAGTGCGTTGAAATCAATCATTTCGAAGCAAACGTAGAAGATCGAGAACTCGACGTGAACTCTCAGAAGAACAACGAGAGCTCCGGCGCTCTTCCGACCACCACAGATGAACAGGAGCATGCTGGGCCCTCAATGTTTTCCAGCCTCGATGTCTTGAAGAATCTCACCTCTGCTCTTGCACTGCGACAGAGTAGCACTCCGTCAGAGAATGAGTGGATACCCAAAGAATCGCCGTCTGCCTCCAGAGAGCCGGATTATCAGAACGGCTGCAGTCCGGGTGCTTCGGATTCTGCCATGTCATTTCATTCCACCTCTCCTGTCAACAATACAAGTAGTCTCAAATCTCCTGAGTGTGGCATGGAAGAGTTTCCTCTGATTGGGACTAAAACAGACCGGGATGGGGTGAGTCAAGATGAAATAGAATCGAGCGGGGCCCTTGACCTGACTGCTTCAAGCAGCTTCACTCCAAAAGCCATCAAAGAAGAGCCTAGCGTGCCATTCACAACTGTAGAATACG CTGCAAGTAACATGCCTTTCATGAGAATTCCTTCTGGTCTGGCTGGTCTGGAGATGAAGATTCCTCATGAGAACCCATTGGGCACCCACAGTTTGTTCACCTCTCAAATGTCCGCAGGGGGACCCATACATTTGCAAGTCCCCACGGCACCGCGTCGGTCTTCCAAACAGCACGTTTGTCACGTCTGCGGGAAGAATTTCTCGTCTGCCAGCGCCTTGCAGATTCACGAGCGCACTCACACGGGGGAGAAGCCTTTTGCCTGTAACATCTGCGGCAGGGCATTTACCACCAAGGGAAATCTAAAG GTACATATTGGTACTCATATGTGGAACAACTCCTCGAGACGTGGTCAGCGTCTATCCCTGGATAATCCCATGGCTCTTATGGCAATGAACTCTGAGCCAAAGATGTTACCAGAAATGATGCAAGCCCCCAAAGAACTCGCTGCTCCGCCCATGAACTTTGACCCATCCATGTGGAACCAGTACCCTGCCGCCTATAGCGGCGGTCTGACCATGAAGACGAATGAGATCTCTGTCATCCAAGGGGGAGGCATCCCCCTCCCCGGGAGCCCTGCTGGCGGCGCCCCGTTGATTGGATCCACCGGCGGCCTCATGAAGATGGACGCATCCCACTCTGGCCTGCCAGCGTCCATggtggaaattgaaaaaaacagcTCTGACAGTGTGCCCAAATCCCAGTTTCCGCATTTCATGGAGGAGGGGAAAATTGCGGTCAATTAA